A region from the Aegilops tauschii subsp. strangulata cultivar AL8/78 chromosome 5, Aet v6.0, whole genome shotgun sequence genome encodes:
- the LOC109775129 gene encoding uncharacterized protein produces the protein MVDRHRAFVAAAAATLCLFFAHGVAAARPLEDHRFAGVAPAAAAADMVMDVSAASPDGSATWERGDEALRAGKWLPLPLPTALTGGLRFPGVFQFPAATVGASMPWMAGAPPALAGPGMPALVPPYVGVTRQEQLSVWASLFNPFRVRPRVPAQPSSVPAEPRVPAVASAGLDRTTTVDQPAAGAQIGEPKWGVFLGSATPNNNG, from the coding sequence ATGGTCGACCGCCACCGCGCCTTCGTCGCTGCGGCCGCCGCGACGCTCTGCCTCTTCTTCGCGCACGGCGTGGCCGCGGCCCGGCCGCTGGAGGACCACCGCTTTGCCGGCGtggcaccggcggcggcggctgcggatATGGTGATGGACGTGTCCGCGGCGTCGCCGGATGGATCTGCCACGTGGGAGCGCGGGGACGAGGCCCTCCGCGCCGGGAAGTGGCTGCCCCTGCCGCTGCCGACCGCGCTGACCGGCGGCCTGCGGTTCCCGGGGGTGTTCCAGTTCCCTGCGGCGACCGTGGGCGCGTCCATGCCGTGGATGGCCGGCGCGCCGCCCGCGCTCGCCGGGCCGGGGATGCCGGCGCTCGTGCCGCCGTACGTCGGCGTGACCCGACAGGAACAGCTCAGCGTGTGGGCTTCGCTGTTCAACCCGTTCCGTGTCAGGCCGAGGGTGCCGGCCCAGCCGTCGTCGGTGCCGGCGGAGCCCAGGGTCCCCGCCGTCGCCAGCGCAGGGCTCGACaggacgacgacggtggaccagCCGGCCGCCGGCGCGCAGATCGGCGAGCCCAAGTGGGGCGTCTTCTTGGGATCCGCTACTCCAAACAACAACGGATAG